A genomic stretch from Anaerococcus mediterraneensis includes:
- a CDS encoding response regulator transcription factor, whose amino-acid sequence MKKINILIIEDEASINNIVKSYLTKEGYGVFQAFDGQEGLDIFLNEDIDLVILDLMLPKIPGEEIIKEIRNKSEVPVIMLSAKVEEDDKVSGLRLGADDYMTKPFSARELLERIKAILRRIEKYNIPRADIIKTLDGRLEMDLEYNRFFKDGAEIYLTKNEFSILKTLFSNPNKIYTRDEIIEITFGYDYDAYDRAIDTHIKNIRQKIEDNPKKPQYIKTIYGMGYKSGGIDDYTQE is encoded by the coding sequence ATGAAGAAAATTAATATTTTAATAATAGAAGATGAAGCAAGTATAAATAATATAGTCAAATCATATTTAACAAAAGAAGGTTATGGAGTTTTCCAAGCCTTTGATGGACAGGAAGGCCTAGATATATTTTTAAATGAAGATATTGACCTAGTTATCCTAGATTTGATGTTGCCAAAAATCCCTGGCGAAGAAATTATAAAAGAGATCAGAAATAAGTCTGAAGTACCAGTTATCATGCTATCAGCTAAGGTTGAGGAAGATGATAAGGTGTCAGGACTTAGACTAGGTGCAGATGATTATATGACAAAACCTTTTTCTGCAAGAGAGCTTTTGGAAAGGATAAAAGCAATCCTCAGAAGAATTGAAAAATATAATATACCTAGGGCTGATATAATAAAAACCCTTGATGGCAGGCTTGAAATGGATCTAGAATATAATAGATTTTTTAAAGATGGAGCTGAAATATACCTAACTAAAAATGAATTTTCTATCCTTAAAACCCTATTTTCAAATCCAAACAAGATTTATACTAGGGATGAGATCATAGAAATTACCTTTGGTTATGACTATGATGCCTATGATAGGGCTATTGATACCCATATCAAAAATATAAGGCAAAAAATCGAAGACAATCCAAAAAAACCCCAATATATCAAAACAATCTATGGAATGGGCTATAAATCTGGCGGTATAGATGACTACACTCAAGAATAA
- a CDS encoding GlsB/YeaQ/YmgE family stress response membrane protein, which produces MGQYGFIFSILIGAIAGFLASKIMGRDAEMGSLANIVVGVIGGFIGNKLLGNAMPGFFMQIISATLGAVILLFVYGLIMGKKK; this is translated from the coding sequence ATGGGACAATACGGATTTATATTTTCAATACTTATTGGAGCAATTGCTGGATTTCTAGCAAGTAAAATAATGGGTAGAGATGCCGAAATGGGATCTCTTGCAAATATAGTTGTAGGTGTTATCGGTGGATTTATTGGTAATAAATTGCTAGGTAATGCTATGCCAGGATTTTTCATGCAGATAATTTCTGCAACCCTAGGTGCAGTTATATTGTTGTTTGTCTATGGTCTAATCATGGGCAAGAAAAAGTAA
- a CDS encoding transglycosylase domain-containing protein yields the protein MFKKIAAIIIKILLIVVLSIGSIMIIFAGITGGAILEVMKTSPEIDANTIKYEMSQNSTIVDEDGNEVDSIATSQYREIIGYDKIPKNLKNAFVAVEDERFYKHKGIDPISILGSMVENFKAGGIVRGGSTITQQLARNTYLTNDQTYQRKIKEIYLALEIERYLDKEEILGAYLNRVFMGQNSYGVQAAARTYFDKDVSELNLAQCAALAGIVQSPSENSLYKAIKASEVTNQKVLGEFSIEGTKYVAVYNEAPIKREKYILDKMLELGYISQKEREEALSFDVSKSIVPAERSNTEITSYFNSLLEKQVVAKLMEVQNMSENQAWDRLYYGGLKITSTIDQDMQRQLEEIYADFSSYLMGDTSGWDVAPLLDLKYDKYGNIVNSKGNLLYFAKSNFLNENNDIRLSQDDAHEDEKGNIVITSKKAYLDQTKLVFRNYYSLDENNKNLRTHTSGSIDMASNKNIYLDDEENIVIAKKYLDENENMIQKYDDGTFSVNKDYYDIDLNGTIQPQSSTVIVDQKNGHIKAIMGGRDQEGFRILDRASSVPRQPGSSIKPIATYTPALDHGFNLASGVDDVPFMVNEDGKAWPQNVYQYYMGVKPIREAIKLSINTIAVSTLDEIGIDTSLEYLKNFGIIKEDGKDNFVTSDENSETNDENLAALGLGAMTRGLTALDMTGAYAALANQGQYTEPLTFSKIVDSTGKVLFDEENLIKHKVTSPETAYQITSALQDAGASYGNIYLNGIDYATKTGTTDDYNDFWCLGYTPYYTVGVWMGADNQNISLTGTSAGRAALLWNIINKTILDGYEAINFKVPEGIITMQVDTMSGMLPTNASFADPRGTVINEIFGPNNKPTQEDDVHQWARVDSRNNLLASEQTPEEFIVDRSFINPKSNYNPREFNGIYPKDWNYRFPQVYSDLGEEDEDEDEEDKENENEENTDDKDKPKDPENNDEDKKSPVEE from the coding sequence ATGTTTAAAAAAATAGCCGCTATAATCATAAAAATTCTACTGATAGTAGTCTTGTCAATAGGATCTATAATGATAATATTTGCTGGCATAACTGGCGGAGCAATCCTAGAAGTGATGAAGACCTCCCCAGAAATTGATGCTAATACAATAAAATATGAAATGAGTCAAAACTCTACAATAGTAGATGAAGATGGCAATGAAGTAGACTCTATAGCCACTAGCCAATATCGTGAAATAATAGGATATGACAAAATACCTAAAAATCTTAAAAACGCCTTTGTGGCAGTAGAAGATGAGAGGTTTTATAAACACAAAGGTATAGATCCAATTTCTATTTTAGGATCTATGGTAGAAAACTTTAAGGCTGGCGGCATAGTCAGAGGTGGTTCTACCATAACCCAACAGCTTGCTAGAAATACTTATCTAACAAATGACCAAACCTATCAAAGAAAAATAAAAGAAATCTATTTAGCTTTAGAGATCGAAAGATATCTTGATAAAGAAGAGATATTAGGAGCCTATCTAAATAGAGTATTTATGGGACAAAACTCATACGGAGTCCAAGCTGCAGCAAGGACCTACTTCGACAAGGATGTATCAGAGCTTAACCTCGCCCAATGTGCAGCTCTTGCTGGTATAGTCCAGTCACCATCAGAAAATTCTTTATATAAGGCTATAAAGGCAAGTGAAGTTACAAATCAAAAAGTCTTGGGTGAATTTTCTATAGAAGGAACAAAATATGTAGCTGTTTATAATGAGGCACCTATCAAGCGTGAAAAATATATTTTGGATAAGATGCTAGAACTAGGATATATTAGCCAAAAAGAAAGAGAAGAGGCCCTAAGTTTTGATGTGTCTAAATCAATAGTCCCAGCTGAAAGATCCAATACAGAAATAACAAGCTATTTTAATTCTCTTCTGGAAAAACAAGTTGTTGCAAAACTTATGGAAGTCCAGAATATGAGCGAAAACCAAGCTTGGGATAGACTATATTATGGTGGTCTAAAAATAACTTCAACCATAGACCAAGATATGCAAAGACAGCTAGAGGAAATCTACGCCGACTTTTCATCATACCTGATGGGTGATACATCAGGATGGGATGTGGCTCCTCTATTGGACCTAAAATATGATAAGTATGGCAATATTGTAAACTCAAAAGGAAATCTCCTATATTTTGCCAAGAGCAATTTCTTAAATGAAAATAATGATATCAGACTATCACAGGATGATGCCCACGAGGATGAAAAAGGCAATATTGTTATTACAAGCAAAAAGGCTTATTTAGACCAAACCAAGCTTGTCTTTAGAAATTATTATTCACTAGATGAAAATAATAAAAATCTTAGAACTCACACCAGCGGGTCTATAGACATGGCAAGCAATAAAAATATCTACTTAGATGATGAAGAAAATATAGTAATAGCAAAAAAATACCTAGATGAAAATGAAAATATGATCCAAAAATATGATGATGGAACATTTTCAGTCAACAAAGACTATTATGACATAGACCTAAATGGTACTATCCAACCTCAATCATCTACAGTTATAGTCGATCAAAAAAATGGCCATATTAAAGCTATAATGGGTGGTCGTGACCAAGAAGGATTTAGGATCCTAGATAGGGCTTCATCAGTACCTAGACAGCCTGGTTCTTCTATAAAACCAATAGCTACTTATACCCCTGCCCTTGACCATGGTTTCAACCTTGCAAGTGGTGTTGATGATGTACCATTTATGGTAAATGAAGATGGCAAGGCTTGGCCACAAAACGTCTACCAATACTATATGGGTGTCAAACCAATCAGAGAAGCTATAAAACTTTCTATAAATACCATAGCTGTTTCTACCCTAGACGAGATTGGTATTGATACTTCATTAGAATATCTAAAGAATTTTGGAATAATAAAAGAAGATGGTAAGGATAATTTTGTAACTTCTGATGAAAACAGCGAAACAAATGATGAAAACTTAGCTGCCCTTGGCCTTGGCGCCATGACAAGAGGTCTTACAGCTCTTGATATGACTGGAGCCTATGCTGCCCTAGCCAATCAAGGTCAGTATACAGAACCACTTACCTTCTCAAAAATCGTTGATTCTACAGGTAAAGTCCTTTTCGATGAAGAAAATCTCATAAAACATAAGGTTACAAGTCCAGAAACTGCATATCAAATAACATCTGCCCTCCAAGATGCCGGTGCATCTTATGGCAACATCTACCTAAATGGTATAGATTATGCTACAAAAACCGGTACAACAGATGACTACAATGATTTCTGGTGCCTAGGCTATACTCCTTATTATACAGTTGGAGTTTGGATGGGAGCAGATAACCAAAATATATCCCTAACTGGTACATCAGCCGGAAGAGCTGCCCTATTGTGGAATATAATAAATAAAACCATCTTGGATGGTTATGAAGCCATCAACTTTAAAGTCCCTGAGGGTATTATAACCATGCAAGTAGATACCATGAGTGGAATGCTACCAACAAATGCTTCTTTTGCCGATCCAAGAGGAACAGTTATCAATGAAATTTTTGGACCAAATAACAAACCAACACAAGAAGACGATGTCCATCAATGGGCCAGGGTTGATAGCAGAAACAATCTCCTAGCAAGTGAGCAAACACCAGAAGAATTTATCGTGGACAGGTCATTTATAAATCCAAAGTCTAATTACAACCCAAGAGAATTTAACGGAATATATCCTAAAGACTGGAACTATAGGTTTCCTCAAGTATATTCAGACCTTGGCGAAGAAGATGAAGATGAGGATGAGGAAGACAAAGAAAACGAAAATGAAGAAAATACAGATGATAAAGACAAGCCAAAGGATCCAGAAAACAATGACGAAGATAAAAAGTCACCTGTTGAAGAATAA
- the hflX gene encoding GTPase HflX produces MQEVIQVNVLSRDDDEEIKIYELESLINTAGGKPVAFVSQIVNKVNPRYYIGKGKLEEIRNLAEKYEVKTVIFDVELSASQLYNLEEELKIKVVDWTSLILDIFAMRANTREAKLKIKLAQLKYQLPRINKWFDYLSRQAGGIGTRGPGETMLETDRRAIVRDIKYLEKALKDIEKTKRLNRKSRDGIYNISLVGYTNAGKSTILNGMMELFGSDKFVYSDDLLFATLDTSTRRLDFSNTKVTLTDTVGFIDNLSKELNDSFLTTLEEIRFADMLLIVINASSNVEGQIKAIEDSLKEIDIDDKEILYVFNKMDLVKDDTAVSLYKRDYDRIFISAHRDEGLVLLKETIVKIIKKDYKLVDLHIPFSDGAILDYFCTNYDILETEYDSIGTKIKLEINKGDYDKYGSYIDK; encoded by the coding sequence ATGCAAGAAGTTATACAAGTCAATGTTTTAAGTAGAGATGATGACGAAGAAATAAAAATATATGAATTAGAATCTTTGATAAATACAGCTGGCGGCAAGCCAGTTGCTTTTGTTAGTCAGATAGTAAATAAAGTTAATCCTAGATACTATATAGGAAAGGGCAAGCTTGAAGAGATAAGAAATTTGGCAGAAAAATATGAAGTTAAAACTGTTATTTTTGATGTAGAGTTGTCTGCTAGTCAATTATACAATTTGGAAGAAGAACTGAAGATCAAGGTTGTCGATTGGACAAGCCTTATTCTTGATATTTTTGCTATGAGGGCAAATACAAGGGAGGCAAAGCTTAAAATAAAACTTGCCCAACTTAAATATCAATTGCCAAGGATAAACAAGTGGTTTGACTATCTTTCTAGACAAGCTGGTGGTATAGGGACAAGAGGCCCTGGTGAAACCATGCTTGAGACAGATAGGAGAGCCATAGTTAGAGATATAAAATATCTGGAAAAGGCCCTGAAAGATATAGAAAAAACCAAGAGATTAAATAGAAAATCCAGGGACGGGATCTATAATATATCTTTGGTTGGCTATACAAACGCAGGCAAATCCACTATTTTAAATGGAATGATGGAGCTTTTTGGATCTGATAAATTCGTATATTCTGATGATCTGCTCTTTGCTACCCTAGATACCTCTACAAGGAGGCTTGATTTTTCAAATACCAAGGTCACCTTGACTGATACTGTAGGTTTTATAGACAATTTATCAAAAGAGTTAAATGATTCATTTCTGACTACACTTGAGGAGATAAGATTCGCAGATATGCTTTTGATAGTCATAAATGCAAGCTCAAATGTAGAAGGTCAGATCAAGGCCATAGAAGATTCCCTAAAAGAAATTGATATTGATGATAAAGAGATTTTATATGTCTTTAATAAAATGGATCTTGTAAAAGATGATACGGCAGTTTCCTTATACAAGAGAGACTATGATAGGATCTTCATATCAGCTCATAGAGATGAAGGCCTTGTGCTATTAAAAGAAACTATAGTTAAAATTATAAAAAAAGATTATAAATTGGTAGATCTTCATATACCATTCTCAGATGGGGCTATTTTAGATTATTTTTGTACCAATTATGACATTCTAGAAACTGAATATGATAGTATAGGTACAAAAATAAAACTTGAAATAAACAAGGGAGACTACGATAAATATGGATCATATATCGACAAATGA
- a CDS encoding YigZ family protein produces MDHISTNDYKTIEGIAKSEFEEQKSIFITTAKHVENEEEAIEFIDEIRHKYKDATHNCTAYIINTKPEIKRYNDDGEPQGSAGLPMLSVLEKEGVKNVCVVVTRYFGGKLLGKGGLVRAYTKGVADTIGVNALYKRDYYVVELILSYNLLGQIENYLNEEKYQVINKDYTDQVKFDLYVRLDRFEKFNKDLLDMTSANIIINKKEKVMLYERR; encoded by the coding sequence ATGGATCATATATCGACAAATGATTATAAAACCATAGAGGGAATAGCAAAAAGTGAGTTTGAAGAACAAAAATCAATCTTTATAACCACAGCTAAACATGTAGAAAATGAAGAAGAAGCTATAGAATTTATAGATGAGATCAGGCATAAATATAAGGATGCAACCCACAATTGTACAGCCTATATAATAAATACTAAGCCTGAGATTAAAAGATATAATGATGATGGTGAACCCCAAGGATCTGCAGGGCTTCCTATGCTTTCTGTCCTTGAAAAAGAAGGAGTCAAAAATGTTTGTGTGGTTGTAACTAGGTATTTTGGTGGCAAACTTTTGGGTAAGGGTGGACTTGTCAGGGCCTACACAAAGGGTGTGGCCGATACAATTGGAGTCAATGCACTTTACAAGAGGGATTACTATGTAGTAGAATTAATTTTGTCATATAACCTGCTTGGACAGATAGAAAATTATTTAAATGAAGAAAAGTACCAGGTTATAAATAAGGACTACACTGACCAAGTAAAATTCGACCTATATGTCAGGTTAGATAGGTTTGAAAAATTTAATAAAGACCTATTGGATATGACAAGCGCAAATATTATTATAAATAAAAAAGAAAAAGTAATGCTATATGAAAGAAGGTAA
- a CDS encoding YebC/PmpR family DNA-binding transcriptional regulator: protein MSGHNKWSKIKNKKGSEDAKRGKIFTKHARNITVAAREGGLDPEYNASLKTAIEMAKADNMPNDNIDRAIKKASGEAGGENYERLVYEGYGPGGVAFIVDCLTDNKNRTAPDVRHIFDKFGGNLGTDGSVMFLFERKGEIVLNGEGKDFDDFMMDSLEAGASDVEDLGEGYFEALTEVSDFNQALENLKDMGYKVERANISYIANNIEVSPDHHEKLYKLIDALEDNDDIQEVYHNWDMPNEQ, encoded by the coding sequence ATGTCAGGACATAATAAGTGGAGCAAGATAAAAAACAAAAAAGGAAGTGAAGATGCCAAAAGGGGCAAAATATTCACCAAACACGCTAGGAATATAACTGTAGCAGCTAGAGAGGGTGGATTAGATCCAGAATACAATGCTAGTTTAAAGACAGCTATAGAAATGGCAAAAGCTGATAATATGCCAAATGATAATATCGATAGGGCTATCAAAAAAGCAAGCGGAGAAGCTGGTGGAGAAAATTACGAAAGATTAGTCTATGAAGGCTACGGCCCAGGTGGAGTGGCTTTTATAGTAGATTGCTTGACAGACAATAAAAATAGGACAGCACCAGACGTACGCCATATATTTGATAAATTCGGTGGTAACCTAGGTACAGACGGATCGGTTATGTTTTTGTTTGAAAGAAAGGGCGAGATAGTCCTAAACGGTGAAGGCAAAGACTTTGATGACTTCATGATGGATAGTCTAGAAGCAGGTGCAAGCGATGTAGAAGATTTAGGCGAAGGATACTTTGAGGCCCTAACTGAGGTCTCTGATTTTAACCAAGCTTTAGAAAATCTTAAAGATATGGGATACAAGGTAGAAAGAGCAAATATTTCATATATAGCCAATAATATAGAAGTAAGCCCAGACCACCACGAAAAACTTTATAAACTTATCGACGCCCTAGAGGATAATGATGATATACAGGAAGTATATCACAACTGGGATATGCCAAACGAGCAATAA
- the lgt gene encoding prolipoprotein diacylglyceryl transferase — MSFDIDRVAFSIFGIDIYWYAIIIICGILLAAQFAKKEFTRRGFDEDFIYDILFVCLPIGIIGARLYYVAFEWDYYGANPSQILNFRAGGLAIHGGILFGLIALLIYAKKNLIPFWDLTDVMVPSLALAQAIGRWGNFANAEAHGGPTDLPWGIIIDGVKVHPTFLYESLGDLCIFLFLYFYYRKKNSAQGKQSAIYFIAYGVLRFFVEGLRTDSLYIGGLRTAQLMSLVFIMFGLVLFIISSKRNIPPYKYKSRKVKKEDKIIKFK, encoded by the coding sequence ATGAGTTTTGATATTGACAGAGTCGCCTTTTCTATTTTTGGTATAGACATATATTGGTATGCAATAATAATTATATGCGGGATTTTACTTGCAGCCCAATTTGCAAAAAAAGAATTTACTAGAAGAGGTTTCGACGAAGATTTTATATATGATATACTTTTTGTCTGCTTGCCTATAGGTATAATCGGTGCAAGATTATACTATGTGGCCTTTGAGTGGGACTATTATGGGGCAAATCCCAGCCAAATTTTAAATTTTAGGGCAGGAGGATTAGCTATCCATGGGGGCATACTTTTTGGACTAATAGCCTTACTTATATATGCAAAGAAAAACCTAATCCCTTTTTGGGATCTCACAGATGTTATGGTACCATCACTGGCCTTGGCCCAAGCCATCGGTCGTTGGGGCAACTTTGCAAATGCAGAAGCTCATGGAGGACCAACAGATTTGCCATGGGGGATTATAATAGATGGGGTCAAAGTCCACCCAACATTTTTATACGAGTCTTTGGGTGATCTTTGTATATTTTTATTTTTATATTTTTATTATAGAAAGAAAAATTCAGCACAGGGTAAGCAATCAGCAATTTATTTTATTGCCTATGGAGTATTGAGGTTTTTTGTAGAAGGACTTAGGACAGATTCACTTTATATAGGAGGATTAAGGACTGCTCAGCTTATGTCATTAGTCTTTATAATGTTTGGTCTTGTTTTGTTTATCATATCATCAAAAAGAAATATACCTCCATACAAATACAAGAGTAGAAAAGTAAAAAAAGAAGATAAAATTATAAAATTTAAATAA
- the mraZ gene encoding division/cell wall cluster transcriptional repressor MraZ, which translates to MFLGEYFHKIDSKNRIMMPSDFRKSLDGEFYLTKGPENSLLLYTQEEFEKRSAALDLLAYENKKNRAIKRLFFSSTVKMSLDKQGRILINKSLMDYAQIKEETVIIGNNTTIEIWDKDIWDEYINEVEVNLSDLMDD; encoded by the coding sequence ATGTTTCTAGGCGAATATTTTCATAAAATAGATTCAAAAAACAGAATAATGATGCCTAGTGATTTTAGGAAATCTCTCGATGGAGAGTTTTATCTAACAAAGGGACCAGAGAATTCTCTCTTGCTTTATACACAAGAAGAATTTGAGAAAAGATCTGCAGCCTTAGACCTTTTAGCTTATGAGAATAAAAAGAATCGTGCTATAAAAAGATTGTTTTTCTCATCCACTGTCAAGATGAGTCTTGATAAGCAAGGCAGAATTTTGATAAATAAAAGCCTGATGGACTATGCCCAAATAAAAGAAGAGACTGTCATAATAGGCAATAATACTACCATAGAAATTTGGGATAAGGATATTTGGGACGAATATATAAACGAAGTAGAGGTGAATTTATCCGATTTGATGGATGATTGA
- the rsmH gene encoding 16S rRNA (cytosine(1402)-N(4))-methyltransferase RsmH, with translation MNFEHIPVLYKECIEKLDIKPDGVYVDLTLGKGGHSKLILEKLSEKGILIGIDQDKTAIEAAKENLKDYKNILYFNTNYENIDQVLSEAGFDKIDGALMDIGVSSYQIDNPERGFSYMKDGPLDMRMDTSNELTAEKIVNEYSQDELSRIFFDYGEERFSKAIARNIVKERENERINTTFKLRNIILKSAKFTEAHPEKRVFQALRIEVNRELEVLEKTIETVIDYLKTDGRLAIISFHSLEDRIVKNKFRDLARDCICPPDLPVCVCNHKAKIKIITRKPITASKEELSDNSRSKPAKLRVCQRT, from the coding sequence ATGAATTTTGAACATATACCAGTTCTTTATAAAGAATGTATAGAAAAATTAGATATAAAGCCTGACGGAGTTTATGTGGACCTAACCCTAGGCAAGGGAGGTCATTCTAAATTGATATTGGAAAAGTTGTCTGAAAAGGGCATTCTAATAGGCATAGACCAGGATAAAACAGCTATCGAAGCAGCTAAAGAAAACCTCAAGGACTATAAAAATATCTTGTATTTTAATACCAATTATGAGAATATAGACCAGGTTTTATCTGAGGCTGGTTTTGATAAAATTGATGGTGCATTGATGGATATTGGAGTTAGTTCATATCAAATTGATAATCCAGAAAGGGGATTTTCCTATATGAAAGATGGCCCCTTGGATATGAGAATGGACACTTCAAATGAGTTAACAGCAGAAAAAATTGTCAATGAATACTCTCAGGATGAGCTTAGCAGAATATTTTTTGACTATGGCGAGGAAAGATTTTCTAAAGCTATAGCCAGAAATATCGTAAAAGAACGCGAAAATGAAAGAATTAATACCACTTTCAAACTCCGAAATATTATATTGAAATCAGCGAAATTTACAGAAGCCCATCCTGAAAAAAGAGTATTTCAAGCACTAAGAATCGAAGTAAATAGGGAGCTTGAGGTACTTGAAAAAACCATCGAAACTGTAATAGATTATTTAAAAACAGATGGGAGGCTAGCAATAATTAGCTTCCACTCTTTAGAAGATAGGATAGTTAAAAATAAGTTTAGGGACCTAGCTAGGGATTGTATTTGTCCACCTGATCTGCCAGTATGTGTTTGCAACCACAAAGCCAAGATCAAAATCATAACTAGAAAACCAATCACGGCTAGCAAAGAAGAACTTAGTGACAATTCAAGAAGTAAGCCAGCAAAACTGAGAGTTTGCCAAAGGACATGA
- the mraY gene encoding phospho-N-acetylmuramoyl-pentapeptide-transferase, which produces MENIYGIILLSIFLSLGLGLFIVPMLKRKKIGQNIRAVGPQSHLAKAGTPTMGGIIFIISSLILSLIFLPKNLDTFILLLSMIGFGAIGFIDDFKKLVLKQSEGLKPKEKLVLQFLLASAITIISYMNNKESITSFLIPFTNFRLPVSILGIPIMIFIIVGSTNATNLTDGLDGLLATVSLPVFISLGIIANTLENKLFAFIMLGSLLGFLFFNSNPASVFMGDTGSMAIGGAVVALAINLQIPIYLVIFGGIYVMETLSVIIQVLSYRHRNKKRVFLMTPIHHHFELKGYKEQKIVVAFAVVSTILSIISLVAIL; this is translated from the coding sequence ATGGAAAATATATACGGAATAATTTTATTGTCAATATTTTTAAGCCTGGGTCTGGGGTTATTTATAGTACCCATGCTTAAAAGAAAAAAAATCGGACAAAATATAAGGGCTGTTGGTCCACAATCTCATTTGGCCAAGGCTGGAACTCCTACGATGGGTGGGATAATTTTTATAATATCAAGCCTTATTTTATCTCTTATATTTTTGCCAAAAAATCTTGATACTTTTATACTTTTGTTATCAATGATAGGTTTTGGAGCTATTGGATTTATAGATGATTTCAAAAAGCTTGTACTAAAACAGTCAGAAGGGCTAAAACCAAAGGAGAAATTGGTACTACAATTCCTTCTTGCGTCCGCAATTACAATAATATCTTATATGAACAATAAAGAAAGCATAACAAGTTTTCTGATACCTTTTACAAATTTCAGACTCCCAGTATCTATATTAGGGATCCCAATAATGATTTTTATAATTGTAGGTTCTACAAATGCTACAAACCTAACTGATGGATTAGATGGATTATTGGCTACAGTTTCTTTGCCAGTTTTTATCAGCCTAGGAATAATAGCAAATACTTTAGAAAACAAGTTGTTTGCCTTTATTATGCTTGGCAGCTTGCTTGGATTTTTGTTTTTTAACTCAAATCCAGCCAGTGTTTTTATGGGAGATACAGGGTCTATGGCCATAGGTGGGGCGGTGGTAGCCCTAGCTATAAACCTACAAATCCCAATATATTTAGTAATTTTCGGTGGAATCTATGTCATGGAAACTCTGTCTGTAATAATTCAAGTCCTATCATATAGGCACAGGAATAAGAAAAGAGTATTTCTTATGACACCTATCCATCATCATTTTGAATTAAAAGGTTACAAGGAACAAAAAATAGTAGTCGCCTTTGCAGTAGTTTCTACTATTTTATCTATTATAAGTTTGGTGGCAATTTTATGA